Proteins from a genomic interval of Treponema succinifaciens DSM 2489:
- a CDS encoding restriction endonuclease subunit S has protein sequence MNIFKSEFVEMFGNPIYNSKNFPTKKVIDVVTMQRGYDLPVQDRDSKGKIPVFGSNGILGNHNLAKMDKGIITGRSGTIGEVYMCETPFWPLNTTLFSNDTHGNNICYLKFLLEFFDLKRFKSGVGVPTLNRNEFHDEQIIDVPLDLQNQFAAFVQKIDKSKFVLQQQLQFIKKYVIMTSWRKICFYTTVAM, from the coding sequence ATGAATATTTTCAAATCCGAATTTGTCGAGATGTTTGGGAATCCAATTTACAATTCAAAAAACTTTCCAACTAAGAAAGTAATAGATGTTGTTACAATGCAGCGAGGTTATGATTTACCAGTACAAGATAGAGATAGTAAAGGAAAAATACCTGTATTTGGTTCTAATGGTATTCTCGGCAATCATAACTTAGCAAAAATGGATAAAGGAATTATTACTGGTCGCTCCGGTACAATCGGTGAGGTTTATATGTGTGAAACTCCCTTTTGGCCATTAAATACAACCTTATTTTCTAATGATACACATGGAAATAATATTTGTTATTTAAAATTTCTTTTAGAGTTTTTTGATTTGAAGCGATTTAAATCTGGCGTAGGAGTTCCAACATTAAATCGTAATGAATTCCATGATGAACAGATAATTGATGTTCCTCTCGACCTCCAAAACCAATTCGCCGCCTTCGTCCAGAAAATCGACAAATCGAAATTTGTATTGCAACAACAACTACAATTTATCAAAAAATATGTTATAATGACATCATGGAGAAAAATATGCTTTTATACCACGGTAGCAATGTAG
- the xerA gene encoding site-specific tyrosine recombinase/integron integrase, translating to MKETLIKNIEQQMCASLNNAQNQKLHEVLTYCLYDVTITTNNECTSNVKNDNSTLLENFLAAKHVEGCSERSIKYYKSTLQKAITILHKPFNQIETEDLRKYLSDYQKINNASRMTIDNVRRILSTFFTWLEDENYILKSPVRRIHKIKTAKLIKETYSDETLVLLRDNCKTTRDLAIIDMLASTGMRVSELVTLNKQDVDFVNRECVVFGKGSKERPVYFDARTKIHLLNYLNERKDNNPALFVSLLEPHNRLQISGVEITLRKLGRSLNIQKVHPHKFRRTLATQAIDKGMPIEQVQRLLGHQKIDTTMEYAMVDQQNVKVSHKKYIG from the coding sequence ATGAAAGAAACACTAATCAAAAACATTGAACAGCAAATGTGTGCAAGCCTGAATAATGCACAAAATCAAAAATTGCATGAAGTCCTTACGTATTGTCTTTATGATGTAACCATTACAACTAATAATGAGTGCACTAGCAATGTTAAAAATGACAATTCAACTTTACTGGAGAATTTTCTTGCTGCTAAACATGTAGAAGGTTGTTCTGAACGTTCTATAAAATATTATAAGTCTACTTTGCAGAAAGCAATCACCATACTTCATAAGCCATTTAATCAAATAGAAACCGAAGATTTACGCAAATACTTATCTGATTATCAAAAAATCAACAATGCAAGCCGAATGACAATTGATAATGTTAGGCGCATTCTTTCCACATTCTTTACCTGGCTTGAGGATGAAAACTATATTCTAAAAAGTCCTGTTCGCCGTATTCATAAAATCAAAACTGCAAAGCTAATAAAAGAGACTTATTCTGATGAAACGCTGGTATTACTTCGCGATAATTGCAAAACAACCCGCGATCTTGCAATTATAGATATGCTTGCCTCCACAGGAATGCGAGTAAGTGAACTTGTAACCCTAAATAAACAGGATGTAGATTTTGTAAACCGTGAATGTGTTGTATTTGGCAAAGGTTCCAAAGAACGACCTGTGTATTTTGATGCGCGAACAAAAATTCATCTTCTAAACTATTTGAACGAGCGCAAAGATAATAATCCAGCTCTTTTTGTAAGCCTGCTTGAACCGCACAATAGATTACAAATTAGTGGTGTTGAAATAACCCTCCGTAAGCTTGGCCGAAGCCTGAATATCCAAAAGGTGCACCCTCATAAATTCCGTAGAACCCTGGCAACCCAAGCCATAGACAAGGGGATGCCTATAGAACAGGTTCAAAGGCTTCTAGGTCATCAAAAAATTGATACAACTATGGAATATGCCATGGTTGACCAGCAAAATGTCAAAGTCTCTCATAAAAAATACATTGGTTAA
- a CDS encoding restriction endonuclease subunit S — protein MNIFKSEFVEMFGENPVESGKWKVKKLGDCGTFKNGMNYSPSENGVDILCLNVSDFKDNYKIQDCKTLSSISLNEEPSSEYYLQNDDIVFVRSNGNKKLVGRCVALYPNDCKVLFSGFCIRFRKSTDNLNTDFLLHFLKTDLTREQLKGKGANIQNLNQQILANLHLPVPPLDLQNQFAAFVQQIDKSKFVVKQQITDLQELLDSKMQEYFS, from the coding sequence ATGAATATTTTCAAATCCGAATTTGTCGAGATGTTTGGAGAGAATCCAGTTGAAAGTGGTAAATGGAAAGTTAAGAAGTTAGGGGATTGTGGAACTTTCAAAAATGGGATGAACTACTCTCCGAGTGAAAATGGAGTAGATATACTTTGTCTAAATGTCAGCGATTTCAAAGATAATTACAAAATTCAAGATTGTAAAACTTTGTCATCGATTTCATTAAATGAAGAACCGTCGAGCGAATATTATTTACAGAATGATGATATTGTATTTGTGCGCTCAAATGGGAATAAAAAACTTGTAGGTCGTTGTGTTGCGCTGTATCCGAATGATTGCAAAGTTCTTTTCAGCGGTTTTTGTATAAGGTTTCGGAAAAGCACTGACAATCTTAATACAGATTTTCTTTTACACTTTTTGAAAACCGACTTAACAAGGGAACAGCTAAAAGGAAAAGGTGCAAATATTCAAAATCTGAATCAACAGATATTAGCAAATTTACACCTCCCTGTTCCCCCTCTCGACCTCCAAAATCAATTTGCCGCCTTCGTCCAACAAATCGACAAATCGAAATTTGTAGTAAAACAACAGATTACAGACTTACAGGAACTACTAGATAGCAAAATGCAAGAATACTTCTCATAA